CCGTGCGGCATGAATGCGATCTCCTCGCCGCTGCCCGGCTGGCCCGGCACCACGTCCACGTAGGGATGGGAAGCGGAGGTGGACTTGTACTCGAAGGCCCGCACCTGCCGCCGCTCCTGGCCGGGCCGCCACGTCCAGCTGTAGCCCCCCCGGTCTTCGGACGGGGCGTCGTCGTTCAGTTTCCGGTAGCGGTGCGAGCCGTGCACGGTGCCGTCCTCGTCCACGCGGTTCAGGGATGCGCGGTTACTCAGGAAGCCGTTGACGATATCCGGTTCGTACAAGTATGGCGTCAAGAACCGTTCGCCCTGGGCTGTGACATAAGGCACCGGCCCGAAGTCGAGCTGGCTACCCATGAAGTACAGCCCCGCGCCGTTCACGCCGTACCCGGTCATGTCGGCTGGGGCCTCGGCTGCCACCTGCACGCCCGCCGCGTTCAGGCGGTACACCGTCCGCAGGTACTCTTGTCCGTCGGCGGCGCGGCAGCGCAGGCCCAGCAGCGCGCCGCCCCGGCCATCCGGCTGGAAGCCGGCCGGGTGCCAGCTGCTGATCTCCGAGTTCGAGTCGAGGACGCACCCGGCCGGTACGCTCAGCGTGTCCAGTACTGTCCCCGTGTACTGGGGCGTGGCGGGCGCCTGCGGGGTGGGCGTGGGGCCACCTCCACCCCCACCGGTGCAGGCGGTCAGGGCGAGGGTCAGCAGGGCGGCGGCACCGTGTCTTCGCATGCTCACAGCCTACGGACGGGCCGGGACACTTACGGGGACAGTTCCGGACCAAGAGAGGAGGGGCGTTCCGGCCGCGTGACCTGGAACGCCCCCCGGCCCTCTGCGGACCTTACCGCTGGTACGCGACCCGGCCGTCCACGATGGTCAGGACCGGCCAGCCTTTCAGGGTCTCGCCCGCCCAGGGGGTGAATTTCGCCTTGCTTTTGAATTCGGCGGGGTTGACGGGGCGTTCGGTGGTCAGGTCGAGGATGACCAGATCGGCCTTCGCGCCCGCGTCCAGGGTGGGTTCGTCCCAGCCCATGACGCGCGCCGGGGCGGCGGTCATCAGGTCCAGGATGCGGTCCAGGCCCAGCGTGTCCGCGAAGCGGGTGTACATCAGCGGGAACGCCAGTTCGATGTACGCGATGCCGCTGGGGGCGTCCAGCAGGTCGCGTTCCTTCTCCGCGCGGGTGTGCGGCGCGTGATCCGTCGCGATGCAGTCCACGCTGCCGTCCCGCAGGCCCTCCAGCAGGTGGTCGGCGTCCGCCTGCGTGCGCAGGGGCGGCGCGACCTTGTAGATCGCGTCGAAGGAGCGCAGCGCCTCGTCCGTCAGGGTCAGGTGGTGCGGGCAGACCTCGCAGGTCACCGGGAGGCCCTGCGCCTTCGCGGCGCGCACCAGATCCAGCGCGCGCGCCGTGCTCAGGTGCTGGATGTGCAGCCGCGCGGGGACGCCCTGCGCGTGCAGGCCCGCCACGATCTCGATATCCCGCGCCACGCGCGCCGCCTCCGCCGAGGCCGGGTTGCCCGGCAGGCCCAGCGCCTCACTGACCGGCCCCTCGTTCATCACGCCGTCCGCGCGCAGGGTGGCGTCCTCGGCGTGCACGCTGATCACCATCCCCAGGCTCCCGGCGGTCTCCAGACCCAGGCGCAGCGTGCGGGCGTTCTCGTTCGTGCGCCCGTCATCCGTGAACATCGCCGCACCTGCCTCCTTCAGGTAGGTCAGTTCGGCCAGTTCTTCGCCCTTCTGCCCCTTCGTCAGCGCCGCCGCCGGACGCAGGCGCGCGAAGCCCAGCCCCGCCGCCTTCTCAATCAGCGTCCGCACGATCGCCGGATCGTCCACCACGGGGCTCGTGTTCGGCATGCTGACCACCGTGCCGTACCCACCGGCCGCCGCCGCCGCCAGACCACTGCTCAGGTCCTCCTTCTCCGTCTGCCCCGGCTCCCGCAGGTGCGCGTGCAGCTCGATCAGCGCGGGCGCGACCGTGCCGCCCTGCCCGTCGATGACCTGCCCTTCTTCCGGAAGGTTCCAGCCCTTGATCAGGCCGCCCTCGATGGTGACGCTCTCGGTCTTCTCCGACCCGACGCGCTTGATATTCGTAATCGTGATCATGTGTCCTCCAGCGAGCCTCAGGACTCGTCGTACAGATGAATGGATCTGGACTGGGCGTCCCACACGCCGAAGCGACCGGTGGACGCCGAGCCGAGATCGAGGTACACCACGCCCTCGCCGCGCAGGTCCACGACCGGTTCGCGCTGCGGTTTGTGGCCGTGCACCGAGTACGTCAGGGCAGGGTGCAGGTGCGTGGGTAGGGGGTGCAGGCCCATGTCGGGCGTGTCCCACAGGTACCCGGTGTCCAGCAGGTCGTCGGCGTGCGCGCCCAGGCTGGGACGGGCCGCGTGCGCGCACAGCATCGGCCCTTCCACGACGTACGGCCGCGCCAGCGCCCGGAAGCGTTCCAGATCGGTGATGAAGGCGTTCAGGTCATCCCCGGCCGCCTCGTACTGGGCGACGACCTCGGTCTCGTGCTCGCGGAACCACGCGGTGCGGGCTCGGCCCGTCAGGTTCAGGCCCTCGGTGCAGACCCAGTGTTCGTGGTTGCCCCACAGCAGCGTCGCGCGGCCCGACTCGGCCCAGTTCAGGGCGCGCCGCAGGGCCGCGCGTGAATCCGGGCCCCGGTGCAGCAGGTCGCCCAGCAGGATCAGCGAACGGTCCGGGAAGCGCGCCTCCACCCACTCCAGGAAGTGGGAGCAGCCGTGGATGTCCGGCACCACGATGGAGGGCGCGCCCGGCAAGGGTCAGTTCCGTCCGACGAGCAGGTGGTAGAGGACGCTCATGCGGATGGCCTGGCCGTTCTCGACCTGTTTCAGGATGCGGCTCTGGGGGCCGTCGGCGGCGTCGCTGCTGATTTCCAGGTCGCGGTTCATGGGGCCGGGGTGCAGGACGATCGCGCCGCTCTCGGCTTCTTTCAGCAGGGCGTCGTTGACCTGGTAGGTGTCGGCGTATTCCTGGAGGCTGCCGAGGAACCCGCCGCTCATGCGTTCGCGCTGGAGGCGCAGGGCCATGACGGCGTGGGCGCCGCGCACGGCTTCCTTGGGGTCGGTGGTGAGGGTCACGCCGGGCATGCTGGCGAGGCCGGCGGGGAGGAGGGTGGCGGGGCCGCACAGGACGACCTGCGCGCCCAGTTTGGGCAGCAGTTCGGCGTTGCTGCGGGCGACGCGGCTGTGGCGGACGTCGCCGAGGATGGCGACTTTCTTGCCTTCCAGGCTGCCGTATTCCTGGCGGATGGTGTACGCGTCGAGCAGCGCCTGGGTGGGGTGGGCGCGGCGGCCGTCCCCGGCGTTGATGACGGGTTTGCCGCTGTAGCGCGCCACCAGGTGCGCGGCACCGGCGGCGTGGTGGCGGACGATGTACGCGTCGACCTTGTAGGAGGTCAGGACTTCCAGCGTGTCGCGTAAGGATTCGCCCTTGCTGACGCTGCTGGCCCCGGCGGCGAACGTGAGGACGTCGGCGCTCATGCGCCGCGCGGCCAGTTCGAAGCTGGTGCGGGTGCGGGTGCTGTTCTCGAAGAACGCGTTGCAGACCGTCAGGCCCTGCAGGGCCGGGACCTTCTTCACGGGCCGGTCGAGCACCTGGAGCATGGTGTCGGCGTTGTCGAGGATGGCGTTCAGGCGTTCGGGCGTCCATTCCTGGAAGTCCAGGAGGTGGGGGGGGCGGGGGCCCATGCTGGTCGGCGCGTTCATCGCAGCGCCTCCATGTCCCACAGTTCGACGCTGTCCACGCCGTCACTTTCCTGCAGTTTGACCTTGACGACCTCGGTGGCGGCGGTGGGGAGGTTCTTGCCGACGTAGTCCGCGCGGATCGGCAGTTCGCGGTGCCCGCGGTCCACGAGGACGGCCAGCTGGATCCCGGCGGGGCGGCCGAGGTCGATCAGGGCGTCGAGTGCGGCGCGGACGGTGCGGCCGGTGTACAGCACGTCATCCACGAGGATCACGCGGCGGTCGCGCAGGTCGAACGGCACCTGCGTTTCGCGGATGATGGGCTGCTGGGCGACCTCGCTGAGGTCGTCGCGGTACAGGGTGATGTCCAGCATGCCGGTGGGGACGTCCACGCCTTCGAGCGCGCTGAGTTTCTCGGCGAGGCGGCGGGCCAGGGGGATGCCGCGGGTGTGCACGCCGATCAGGGCGAGGTTCTCGGCGCCCTTGTTGCGTTCGATGATCTCGTGCGCGATGCGGGTCAGGGCGCGGCGGACCTCGTCGGCGGTGAGGATCGTGGCTTTAGGCGTCACGGTGTCCTCCGGTGCGGGCCATAAAAAAAAGGCCGTGCAGCGCGGGCTGACGGGTCGGGGTTGGGTGGTTCATGGGGCTCCTTCTCCTGCCTCACGGGGCGGGTGCAGCCTCACGGGACTGCCGGGAAAGGGACGTGGTGTGGAGTTGTGGGTCGCGCCAGGCGGCGGGCCTCGTGGAGTGTACACCGCCGGGCGCCGGGGTGTCATGTCGCCTGTCCGGCCCGGCGGGGGAGGGTGCGGCGCACCAAACTTGACATGATGGCACTCAGGTTTTACTATGACTGCAGTTGAGCGCAAGGCACTCAGATGTCATGCAAGAGTGCGGCGCGCTTCCAGTCTCAGGAGGTACAGTGATGATGCGATTCGATCCCTTCCGTGAAATCGAGGAACTCACCCAGCGCATGGACCGCGCCTTCGGCCAGCCCACCGCGCCCGCCCGCTTCGCCCCGCCCGTCGACGTCCACGAGGACGAGCACGGCCTCGAACTCACCCTCGACCTGCCCGGCGTCAGCCCCGACCAGGTGCAGATCGAAGCGGAAAACCAGACCCTGACCGTCCAGGCCACCCGCACCTACGACCGCCGCGAGGGCCGCACCGCCCACCGCGTCGAACGCGCCCACGGCACCCTCGCCCGCACCTTCAGCGTCCCCGCCAAGTACGACCTGACGAAGGTCGAGGCGGACCTGCAACACGGCACCCTGACCCTCCGTGTGCCCCGCAGCGAGGCCGCGCAGAAACGCACCATCACCGTCCGCACCGGCCACGTCCTCGACACCGACACCGCCAGCGCGTAAGCCCGAACTCAGCAGCAGGGCGAGCCATTTGATCGGCTCGCCCTGCCTGTTCTGTCAGTGGGGAGTAGGAAGTGGGAAGTGGATGGGTCGCCGTTCCACTTCCCACTCACCACTTCCCACTCACTCGCCTTCACGGACGGCTTCCAGCAGCTCCTGCACGATGTTCAGCGCCGCCGGGCCCAGCGGGGAGCGCGTGACGCCCATCAGCGTGCCGAGCTTCTCGCGCCGCGCGGGCGTGAGGTTCAGCCAGTTGTGCAGGTCGGCGCGGTGCGTGCGGGCGGTCTCGTCACGCAGGTAGCGCACCGCGCCGTCGTAGTACCCGGCCTGGAACGCGGACCGCGCGCGGCGTTCCTGTTCGACGAGGCCCAGGCCGCGCGTGGCGAGCAGCACCCGCCGCGCCTCGGGTTCGCCGCCGAACGCGTACAGGCTCTCCAGGTGATTCACGGCCTTCGGGAAGCGCAGGCCCGCCGAGGCGCGCCACGCGTGCGGCAGGCGGATCTCGAACTCCGGCCAGAGGTGCACCCAGGTCAGCAGCGCCGGGTACAGGCGCGTCAGGGCGATGTCGCGGGCGTCCGCGAGGGCCAGCAGCTGCTCCTGCACGCCATGCCCCGCGCCCGTATGCGCGGCCCGCGCGGCGCTCAGGGCGTCCTGCGCGCCCAGCAGCAGCTCCGCGCGGTGCGCCGCCCGCTGCGACGCGCTGAGGTTCCACAGCGTCCGCTGGATGCGCCCGTAATGCCCGGTCGGGTCGTACAGCACGCGGCTGGTCGCCAGCAGCGCCAGCGGCGCCTCCGCGCGGGCCGCGTCCCAGTCCCGCCACGCCTCCAGCTGCTCGAACGGGAAGCGCTCGACGATCACGCCCGCCCGCGCGTCCGAATGGGCACTCAGCAGGCCCCGCTCGAACGTCACGAACGTCGGCACGCTCCCCGCCCACTGGAACTCCGTGCCGAAACTGCCCGCCTGCGCCACGGCGCGCACCTTGCGGTCGGCCACCAGCCGCTCCGCGACCCGTTCCGGCGAGTGCCGCTCCGACCTCTCCCTGCCTGCTTCCGTCATCACGTCACCCCCCTCTTCCCGGTTCCGGCCGGGCCGGGCAGCATACCCCACCCCGCCCTGTACGCTCCGTGACCGCTGCGGCGTTCAGCCCCGCCTGTTCAGTCCTGGCCGTTCAGCTCCGGCGGGCCACGACCGTCTCCGCGCCCGTCACGCGGTCCCCCACGCTCACGGCAGGCGTGAACGCCAGCGGCACGTGCAGCAGCACCAACCCACCCTGCTGCAGGAACGCGGCCTTGTACCCGGCGCGCACCTCGTCCCCCTCCCGCGTGAACGACGTGCCGCTCAGGCCCGCGCGGCCCGCCACCAGCGTCACCGTCACGTCCCCGCCCGGCGTGCCCACCACCGCCGCCTGCCGCTCGTTCTCCAGCGCCCCGCGCGACGACAGGGCGTCCACCGCGCGGCCCGCCAGCACGCCCAGCGTGCCCGCCGTGTTCAGCAGCGGCACGTTCACCCGCGCGCCCACGTGCGTCGCGTACGACACCGCGCCCGACACCGGCTGGAACACGTAGTGCACGTCCAGCGGCCCCACGGGCACCCCGATCAGCCAGCCGTCCGCCGCGCCCGGCGTGCCCAGCAGCGCCGGAACGTCCAGCCCGTCCGCGCGGCCATCCTCCACACGCCGCACGAAGCCCACCACGCCGTCGGCGGCACTCAGGACCTCACCCTCGTTCACCTTCGGGAGGCGCACCGGGTCACGGTAGCGGTACACGCCCCGCAGGTACAGGGCCGCGCCAGCAGCCAACGCAACAGGAATCAGACGGCGAACACGCATGCCCACAGTCTAAAGGGCACGCGCGCCGCGCCGGGGAGAGAGAATCTTGGGGATGAGCAGGCCTTACTGCTCCTGGAGGATCTGCACGCCCAGCAGCGTGTCCGCACCTGTCCCGGCAATCGCGCCACTGCCGGTGTAGTTGCGTTGCAGGCGGTTCAGGACGTCCTGCCCGGCGATGACCTGCCCGAACACCGTGTAGCTGCTGCTGAGGAAGTCGGCGGGCGCGACCGTGATGAAGAACTGGCTGCCCTGCGAGTCGAGGCTCTGCGATCGCGCCATGCCCAGCACGCCCGCCCTGTCGAAGCGCACGCCGTTGACGAGTTCCGCGCTGAACTGGTAACCGGGGCCACCCGTCCCCCAGCGGGCCTGCTGCGCTGGGTCGGCGCTCAGGGGGTCGCCGCCCTGCGCCATGAACCCGTCGATCACGCGGTGGAAGCGCGTGCCGTCGTAGAAGTGGTTCAGCGCGAGGAACACGAAGTTGTTCACGGCGACCGGCGCGACCTTCGGGTACAGGTCCAGGGTCACGTCGCCCTGACTGGTCTTCAGGACCGCGCGGTAGCGCTTGTTCGGGTCGATGATCCGCGCGGGCGCACTGCTGAACGAGCGCACCGGGGCCTGCGTCAGTTCCTTCATGGGCTGGAAGCTCAGCACCGGGGCAGGGGAGACCGGCACGGGCGTGACCGGAGCCGGAGCGGCGGTCACCGGCGGCGTGGTGGCCGGGGCGGTGGTGGCGGCGGGCGCGCAGGCGACCAGCGCGGCACCCAGCAGGACGGAAGTGGCGATCAGGGCACGTCGGGACATGCCCCAGTCTTCCACAGCGTCCATGAGAGGCGCGGCACAGGCGGCCCAACGTCGGTTGGGCTTCACTCCAGCGGGAGGCTGGTCGTGTACTTCTCCTGCTTCACGACGATCGTGCTGGCGGTGTTCCGCACGCCGGGAATGGCGGCCAGGGTGTTCACCAGGAAGTGCTGGTACGCGTCCAGATCCGGCACGGACACTTTCAGCAGGTAGTCGATGTCCCCCAGGCACAGGAAGCATTCGAGCACCTCGGGGCGGTCCTGCATCTTCTTCGCGAACTCCTCGAAGCCCGCCTTGGTCTGCTTGTCCAGCGTGACGCGCACGATGACCATCAGTTCGCGCCCGACGGTCTTCGGGTCGAGCAGCGCCACGTACCGTTGAATGACGCCCTCCTCTTCCAGGCGGCGTACGCGGCGGAGGGTGGGGGCGGGGGTCAGGCCGATCTCGTCCGCGAGTTCCGTGTTCGGAATGCGGGCGTCCCGTTGCAGGATCCCCAGAATCTGCCGGTCGATGGCATCCAGATCACTCTGAGACATGATAAGGCGCATTCTAGCAGATCGGCGCAACCCCGTTGCGGGGTATGGCCCGAAAAGGGCATATGCGGGCAATCCTGATTGCGTCACTAACTGTTAATCTTGCGTTCAACACAGCATCAACCCGCCGGCAGGAGACACCTGCACGGCCCGCGAGGTCACACCATGCACATCGGACTCCCGAAAGAAATCAAGGTCAAGGAAAACCGCGTCGCCCTCACCCCCGGCGGCGTCGCCACCCTCGTCCGCCGCGGCCACACCGTCACCGTCCAGCACGGCGCAGGCCTCGGCAGCGGCATCGCCGACCAGGACTACGTGAGCGCCGGCGCTACCCTCGGCAGCGCCGACGACGCCTGGGCCGCCGAGATGGTCGTGAAGGTCAAGGAACCCATCCAGAGCGAATACCACTACCTCCGCCCCGACCTCCTGCTGTTCACGTACCTGCACCTCGCCGCCGACCGCCCCCTCACCGACGCCCTGCTGCAGAGCGGCACCACCGGCGTCGCCTACGAGACCGTCCAGCTCGACGACGGCAGCCTGCCGCTGCTGACCCCCATGAGCGAGGTCGCAGGCCGCCTCAGCGTCCAGGCCGGCGCGTACCACCTCCAGAAACCCGTCGGCGGACGCGGCGTCCTCCTCGGCGGCGTCCCCGGCGTGCAACCCGGCCACGTCACCATCATCGGCGGCGGGGTGGTGGGCACCAACGCCGCCAAGATGGCCATGGGCCTCGGCGCCAAAGTCACCATCCTCGACGTGAGCCAGCGCCGCCTCGCGTACCTCGACGACGTCTTCTTCGGCAAGATCACCACCATGATGAGCAGCGAAGCCAACATCCGCGACCTGCTCCCCACCACCGACCTCCTCATCGGCGGCGTCCTCATCCCCGGTGCCAAAGCGCCCCACCTCGTCACCCGCGACATGCTGAAACTCATGCCCGAAGGCAGCGTCATCGTCGACGTCGCCGTCGACCAGGGCGGCTGCGTCGAGACCATCCACGCCACCACCCACGACGACCCCACCTACACCGTCGACGGCGTCATCCACTACGGCGTGGCCAACATGCCCGGCGCCGTCCCCCGCACCAGCACCTTCGCGCTGACCAACCAGACCCTCCCGTACGCGCTGCTCCTCGCCGACCACGGCGCCAGCGCCCTGCACCGCAACAAGGCCCTGATGCTCGGCCTGAACACCCACCAGGGCAAACTCACGTACCAGGGCGTCGCCGACGCGTTCGAACTGCCCTACGTGGCGCCCGAAACCGCGCTGGCCTGACCTTCCACACCGACCGGCAGGTCGTCCCGATCAGGGGACGGCCTGCCGGTCCTGCTGCGCGCCCCGGACCCGGTTCGCCTGCAAGTGTCCTCACAAGTGTCCCCGGCCTGCACGCATCATGCGGGCCACCGCCCGGAACGGGCGGACAAAGGAGACCCCTGTGGCACACCCCACCGCGATCCGCCCCCTGACCCGCCTGGCCCTGACCGTCACCCTCGGCCTGAGCGGCATGTCGGGCGCACAGAACGCCCAGCCGCACCCGCAGCCCGGCACCACCTGGACCGCCATCATCGCCGGGCAGGTCATGCAGTACGTCGCGCGGGAAACCGACAAGGATGGCGACTCCGTCGGCACGCTGACCGGCGGCGGGCGCGCCATGACCGCGTTCGTGATTCACTCCGCCGACCGGCTGCGCCTGCTGGGCGTGGACGGCAAGGTCCGCTGGACGTGCGACATTCCCGCCGCGCAGCTCCGCTCCGGCGTGCGGGAACTGACCGGCGAGTCGCTCGTGAACCTCTCCACCCCCAAGGAAACCAACGGCGCGGGACCCTGCCGCCTGTACACCGCCGACGCGCTGCCCGCCACCCGCCCCCTGAACTGGACGGCCGTGCCCTCCACGCTGGAATGGGAACTGGACACGCCCGACGGCCCGCTGGCCGTACGCCTGACCGGCAACGACCAGCCCGGCAGCTGGGGCCGGTCGGGCCTGGCGAACCTGACCACCGCCAACGCAGCCGGCCGGGTCCTGACTGTCCGGGACGACAAGAGCTTCACGCTCGCCCTGCTCGAAGGGAAGACCACGAACGTCTGGCGCTACTGCACGGTCAGCCGCGAGGACCAGACCGGAACCGCCTTCCTCGTCGGCCGCTACATGAACGGCCAGGACACGGCCGTGGAGGGTAGCCTGGGGGAGTGCATCCTGCGCTCCGCCCGCAGCGGCGCCCCGCAGGCCGTGAGCACCGTGCCCCGCTGGCCGCTGCCCCTGAACGTGGGCCAGCTGTGGGAGGTGCAGCTGCCCCAGGGCACCTTCCGGGGCCTGCTGGGCGACACCGCCGGTGAACCCGGCTCGTTCGTGGGCGGCTGGTTCGGCCCGTCGAGCGGCGTCATGAACGTCTGGCGGTCCAAGGCCGGAACGAAGGACGAGCAGGTGTACTTCCTGCTGAAAAACGACGCGGGCGACCTGACGGCCTGCGTGGTCGAGCAGGGCCGGGACATGGGCATCGCGAAACTGGACCAGTTCCAGAGCCCGGGCATCTACCTGACCAACCGCGTGATCGGCAGCGTCATCAGTAGAGCGGCCGGGAAGGACGCCGAGGACGGTGGCGAGTGCTGGGTGCGGCCCCTGACGAGCAGCCTGATCGGTCAGGGCCTGAAGTGACGCGTACCCTGTACGCATGTTCTCCCGCCCCGGTCGTGCCGCCCCACCCCTGACTCCGGACGCGCCGCGCGTGAAACGCGATCCGCGCCAGCTGATGCGCCTGCTGGCGTTCGCGCGGCCGTACCGGTGGGTGTTCGCGCTGGGTGTGGTGGCGACGCTGGTATCGAGTGGGTTGAATCTGGTGTTCCCGGCGTTGTTCGGGCGATTGATCGACGCGTCGTTCCTGAAGGTCGGGTCGACGGACACGTCGCAGCTGGACCGGACGGTGGTGGCGCTGCTGGGCATCTTCGCGCTGTCGGCACTGTTCGGGGCGGCGCAGTCGTTCCTGCTGTCGCGGGTGGGGGCGGGTGTGGTGGCGGACCTGCGCCGGGCGGTGTTCGCGCACCTGCTGACGCTCTCGCCGCGCTTCTTCGGGGAGCACAAGACCGGGGACCTGACCAGCCGCCTCACGTCGGACGTGGGCACGGTGTACACGGTGACGAGCACGGCGCTGGGGCAACTGGCGGCGCAGTCCGTGAGTCTGGTGGGTGCGGTGGTGCTGCTCGTGACGACCAGTCCGCGCCTGAGCCTGCTGACCCTGGCCGTTATCCCGCTGGTGATCGGGACAGCGGTGACGATCGGGCAACGCATCCGCCGCGTGAGCCGCGAGGTGCAGGACGCCGTGGCGGGCGCGAACGCCAGCGCCGAGGAGGCCATCAGCGGCGTGCGCGTCGTGCAGAGCTTCACCGCTGAAGGTCTGGAGGAGGGCCGCTACGGGCAGGGCGTCACGCAGAGCTTCCTCGCCGCGCTGAAACGCGCCCGCTTGCAGGCACTCATGGCGGGCGTGATGAGCTTCCTGACCTTCGGCGCGCTGGCCGTGGTGCTGTGGTACGGGGGGCGGCTGGTCATGGCGGGCAGCCTCACGCCGGGGAACCTCGTGACGTTCCTGTTCTACG
The DNA window shown above is from Deinococcus sedimenti and carries:
- a CDS encoding Hsp20/alpha crystallin family protein, which codes for MMRFDPFREIEELTQRMDRAFGQPTAPARFAPPVDVHEDEHGLELTLDLPGVSPDQVQIEAENQTLTVQATRTYDRREGRTAHRVERAHGTLARTFSVPAKYDLTKVEADLQHGTLTLRVPRSEAAQKRTITVRTGHVLDTDTASA
- a CDS encoding peptidylprolyl isomerase, whose product is MSRRALIATSVLLGAALVACAPAATTAPATTPPVTAAPAPVTPVPVSPAPVLSFQPMKELTQAPVRSFSSAPARIIDPNKRYRAVLKTSQGDVTLDLYPKVAPVAVNNFVFLALNHFYDGTRFHRVIDGFMAQGGDPLSADPAQQARWGTGGPGYQFSAELVNGVRFDRAGVLGMARSQSLDSQGSQFFITVAPADFLSSSYTVFGQVIAGQDVLNRLQRNYTGSGAIAGTGADTLLGVQILQEQ
- a CDS encoding phosphatidylserine decarboxylase, with the translated sequence MRVRRLIPVALAAGAALYLRGVYRYRDPVRLPKVNEGEVLSAADGVVGFVRRVEDGRADGLDVPALLGTPGAADGWLIGVPVGPLDVHYVFQPVSGAVSYATHVGARVNVPLLNTAGTLGVLAGRAVDALSSRGALENERQAAVVGTPGGDVTVTLVAGRAGLSGTSFTREGDEVRAGYKAAFLQQGGLVLLHVPLAFTPAVSVGDRVTGAETVVARRS
- the ald gene encoding alanine dehydrogenase produces the protein MHIGLPKEIKVKENRVALTPGGVATLVRRGHTVTVQHGAGLGSGIADQDYVSAGATLGSADDAWAAEMVVKVKEPIQSEYHYLRPDLLLFTYLHLAADRPLTDALLQSGTTGVAYETVQLDDGSLPLLTPMSEVAGRLSVQAGAYHLQKPVGGRGVLLGGVPGVQPGHVTIIGGGVVGTNAAKMAMGLGAKVTILDVSQRRLAYLDDVFFGKITTMMSSEANIRDLLPTTDLLIGGVLIPGAKAPHLVTRDMLKLMPEGSVIVDVAVDQGGCVETIHATTHDDPTYTVDGVIHYGVANMPGAVPRTSTFALTNQTLPYALLLADHGASALHRNKALMLGLNTHQGKLTYQGVADAFELPYVAPETALA
- a CDS encoding Lrp/AsnC family transcriptional regulator, whose translation is MSQSDLDAIDRQILGILQRDARIPNTELADEIGLTPAPTLRRVRRLEEEGVIQRYVALLDPKTVGRELMVIVRVTLDKQTKAGFEEFAKKMQDRPEVLECFLCLGDIDYLLKVSVPDLDAYQHFLVNTLAAIPGVRNTASTIVVKQEKYTTSLPLE
- a CDS encoding dihydroorotase — protein: MITITNIKRVGSEKTESVTIEGGLIKGWNLPEEGQVIDGQGGTVAPALIELHAHLREPGQTEKEDLSSGLAAAAAGGYGTVVSMPNTSPVVDDPAIVRTLIEKAAGLGFARLRPAAALTKGQKGEELAELTYLKEAGAAMFTDDGRTNENARTLRLGLETAGSLGMVISVHAEDATLRADGVMNEGPVSEALGLPGNPASAEAARVARDIEIVAGLHAQGVPARLHIQHLSTARALDLVRAAKAQGLPVTCEVCPHHLTLTDEALRSFDAIYKVAPPLRTQADADHLLEGLRDGSVDCIATDHAPHTRAEKERDLLDAPSGIAYIELAFPLMYTRFADTLGLDRILDLMTAAPARVMGWDEPTLDAGAKADLVILDLTTERPVNPAEFKSKAKFTPWAGETLKGWPVLTIVDGRVAYQR
- a CDS encoding metallophosphoesterase gives rise to the protein MPGAPSIVVPDIHGCSHFLEWVEARFPDRSLILLGDLLHRGPDSRAALRRALNWAESGRATLLWGNHEHWVCTEGLNLTGRARTAWFREHETEVVAQYEAAGDDLNAFITDLERFRALARPYVVEGPMLCAHAARPSLGAHADDLLDTGYLWDTPDMGLHPLPTHLHPALTYSVHGHKPQREPVVDLRGEGVVYLDLGSASTGRFGVWDAQSRSIHLYDES
- a CDS encoding aspartate carbamoyltransferase catalytic subunit, which translates into the protein MNAPTSMGPRPPHLLDFQEWTPERLNAILDNADTMLQVLDRPVKKVPALQGLTVCNAFFENSTRTRTSFELAARRMSADVLTFAAGASSVSKGESLRDTLEVLTSYKVDAYIVRHHAAGAAHLVARYSGKPVINAGDGRRAHPTQALLDAYTIRQEYGSLEGKKVAILGDVRHSRVARSNAELLPKLGAQVVLCGPATLLPAGLASMPGVTLTTDPKEAVRGAHAVMALRLQRERMSGGFLGSLQEYADTYQVNDALLKEAESGAIVLHPGPMNRDLEISSDAADGPQSRILKQVENGQAIRMSVLYHLLVGRN
- the pyrR gene encoding bifunctional pyr operon transcriptional regulator/uracil phosphoribosyltransferase PyrR, whose translation is MTPKATILTADEVRRALTRIAHEIIERNKGAENLALIGVHTRGIPLARRLAEKLSALEGVDVPTGMLDITLYRDDLSEVAQQPIIRETQVPFDLRDRRVILVDDVLYTGRTVRAALDALIDLGRPAGIQLAVLVDRGHRELPIRADYVGKNLPTAATEVVKVKLQESDGVDSVELWDMEALR